Part of the Oncorhynchus masou masou isolate Uvic2021 chromosome 24, UVic_Omas_1.1, whole genome shotgun sequence genome is shown below.
ATATTTAGACTTATACCTTTTTAACCATGTGGAAGGACAAGGAAGACTAGACTAATAAACCATTTTCCCATAGGTAAACTTTACCGTAGACCAAATCCGTGCCATCATGGACAAGAAGTCCAACATCCGTAACATGTCTGTGATTGCGCACGTCGACCATGGTAAGTCCACCCTGACAGACTCGCTGGTGTCGAAGGCTGGTATCATCGCAGGTTCCCGTGCCGGAGAGACCCGTTTCACCGACACACGAAAAGACGAGCAGGAGCGCTGCATTACCATCAAGTCAACGTGAGTGTCCACTAGGGTACTTGTGCACATTTTCCCTGACTGGCCAGAAGCAGGAGTGATACTTCCTACTATTGTAGACTAAGAACACAATGTCCTTCCCTGCAGCGCCATCTCAATGTACTACGAGCTCTCGGAGAACGACATGGCCTTCATCAAGCAGTGCAAAGATGGTGTTGGGTTTCTCATCAATCTGATTGACTCTCCAGGCCACGTTGACTTCTCCTCTGAGGTCACAGCTGCTCTCCGTGTCACTGACGGGGCCCTGGTTGTTGTGGACTGCGTGTCAGGTAAGAAAGCGGACTAGCGCCCTAGTTATATCTGACACAATTATGCTTTGATTTCTGTAATAGAAAAACGTGGCGTGTTCTATAATTTGTGAACAAGTATTTCTTTATTTTCAGACATCTGTCATACAGGATGTCATATTGATGCTAGGTTCCGTGATTATGAGGTATATTACAAAAAGGAGAAGGAGCCAGTCAACCAAACAAACCAATCCATTTGTTTTCAACATTTTCCGAACTCACTATCTGCTCTTGTCCTTCTatgcccaggtgtgtgtgtgcagaccgAGACTGTGCTCAGGCAGGCCATTGCTGAGCGTATCAAGCCTGTGCTGATGATGAATAAGATGGACCGGGCCCTGCTGGAGCTGCAGCTGGAGCCAGAAGATCTGTTCCAGACCTTCCAGCGCATCGTGGAGAATGTGAACGTCATCATCGCCACCTACGGAGAGGATGAGGGTGGTCCCATGGGCGCCATCATGGTAAGCAACTTATTTTGGCTGTGTAGTGCATTGCCAGAAATGGTTTAATATCACTTATGAAGTTGTCATTATTCCAGTTCTGTTTTGCATCCAATGGCAACACTGCAGTTTGCATGAATATTGAAAGCATTTCTCTGTAAATAGAATACTAGCTGCTTGGTATCAACCTGCCCCACGTAGTGACCAAAGGTGCAGTCAAAATAATGACTATTGTTTCACAGATTGACCCAGTCATTGGAACTGTTGGCTTTGGGTCCGGACTTCACGGATGGGCCTTCACCCTGAAGCAGTTTGCTGAGATGTACGTGATGAAGTTTGCTGCCAAGGGTGATGCCCAACTAGGACCAGCAGAGCGCTGCAAGAAGGTGGAGGACATGATGAAGAAGCTGTGGGGTGAAAGGTGAGGACCACTTACTGTCCACCTTATAGTCCGCCGCTACGTTTTCCAGAACTGGCTACTGATTAAGATTGTCTGGTACATGTCACGTTTGCTGTGTAGTTAAACAGTGACTTTCCTCCCCTGCAGGTTTTTTGACCCTGCCACTGGCAAGTTCAGCAAGTCGGCCACCGGACCTGATGGAAAGAAGCTCCCGCGTACGTTTTCTCAGCTTGTGCTGGACCCCATCTTCAAGGTGAGTGGGGACATGACTTTCAATGTTTTCAGTTTGGTCAGGTGAAACACACCAGAAATGTATCTATCTGACCAGGAAAGCTGTTTAGAGCTTTATGCATATAAGTGATGACATAAACATTCTTCACTTTGACCTGATTGTCCAGTGATGATAAGCTTCAGTCTGACATGCATGGTGAAGGCTATAGTTACCTCTCCCCATATGATCTCCTCTATATTTTGTTGTCCACCCATTAAGTTTTACTGCTGTTTCTGTTATAGGTTTTCGATGCCATCATGAACTTCAAGAAAGAGGAGACGGCCAAGCTGATTGAGAAGCTGGACATCAAGCTGGACAATGAGGAcaaggagaaggaggggaagcCCCTGCTGAAGGCTGTGATGCGTCGCTGGCTGCCAGCCGGAGAGGCCCTGCTCCAGATGATCACCATCCACCTGCCTTCCCCCGTCACCGCCCAGAAGTACCGCTGTGAGCTGCTTTATGAAGGACCTGGTGACGATGAAGCTGCCATGGGTAAGGCTACTGCCTCGGTCTCGTTTCCTTCATCTGGGGAATTGGAAGGTACTGTATACCGGTCTGTTAACCCAACAGTTTCACCTTAGGTATCAAGAACTGTGACCCCAAGGCTCCTTTGATGATGTACATCTCCAAGATGGTGCCCACCACCGACAAGGGTCGCTTCTACGCCTTTGGCCGCGTCTTCTCCGGCTGCGTGTCCTCTGGCCAGAAGGTGCGCATTATGGGACCAAACTTCACCCCTGGAAAGAAGGAGGACCTCTACCTCAAACCAATTCAGAGGTTGGTACACTTCAAATGACCATACTTTGTTTGTCTTGCGCAATCTATGAAGGACATGTAAGTTTGTGACCATGCAGTGTGCCCAAGGCGCATTCAAGACTAACAtcgtagatgctgtataaactctTGCCCAGTATTGATCTATCGACTGACTTTCCCTTTCCTCATTAGGACCATTCTGATGATGGGACGTTACATTGAACCTATCGAGGACGTGCCATGCGGGAACATTGTTGGTCTGGTTGGAGTGGACCAGTACCTGGTGAAGACCGGTACCATCACTACCTTTGAGCAGGCCCATAACATGAGGGTGATGAAGTTCAGCGTCAGCCCTGTGGTGAGAGTAGCTGTCGAGGCCAAGAACCCTGCTGATCTGCCCAAGCTGGTGGAGGGCCTGAAGCGTCTGGCCAAGTCTGACCCCATGGTGCAGTGTATCATTGAGGAGTCTGGAGAGCACATCATCGCTGGAGCTGGCGAGCTGCATCTGGAGATCtgcctgaaggatctggaggagGACCATGCCTGCATTCCACTGAAGGTACACTAGTCATCCATGCCTCTACATGATCCCTTCTACAATTGTCGCAGTATTTAATAAacatccctctcccccctcagaaATCAGACCCGGTGGTTTCCTACAGGGAGACTGTGTCCGAGGAGTCTGACCAGATGTGCCTATCCAAGTCCCCAAACAAACACAACCGTCTGTACATGAAGGCCCGTCCCTTCCCTGACGGCCTGGCTGAGGACATCGAGAAGGGCGACGTCAGCGCCAGACAAGAGCTGAAGATCCGTGCCCGTTTCCTGGCCGACAAGTACGAGTGGGATGTGTCTGAGGCCCGTAAGATCTGGTGCTTCGGCCCTGACGGTACCGGCCCCAACCTGCTGATGGACGTGACCAAGGGAGTCCAGTACCTGAATGAGATCAAGGACAGCGTGGTGGCCGGCTTCCAGTGGGCCGTTAAGGAGGTGCGCAAGATTTGTGGATGTAGTTTTTCCTTGGGCAGAATTTGTCTGACTTTAAAACAGCAAACCAATTTTCAAAGATACAGCATATTGTGGTGAGGAAAACAAAAAGGGTAATTTTCAGAGTGAGGATATTGATTTGTCACACAACTTAAAGTACTTGATTCAATACCTTAAATATGTTTCCAGGGTGCCCTGTGTGAAGAGAACATGCGTGCTGTCCGCTTTGACGTCCATGACGTGACCCTCCACACAGATGCTATCCACCGTGGTGGTGGTCAGATCATTCCCACAGCCCGCCGAGTGCTGTATGCCTGCCAACTTACAGCCCAGCCAAGACTCATGGAGCCTGTCTACCTGGTGGAGATTCAGGTAGGCTTACAATTCACAATGCCTGTTATATATTTAATTTCAATAAGGAAAAGGTCTATGATGAGAAATCATGCACCACGCTGAACAAGTGATGGATAAACCCATAAACCACAATATCTGAGACCTGAATGTACAAATGAGCTTGCAACTAGAGGCTAATGGAAGTTGACTAGAAAATGCTACAATTCTAGAACCTTGAACTGCACAGCTTTTGCATGCATACCTGTTGGCATTAACCATAGTTTTCAATGTTAACCTCGTTTTTCCCTGCAGTGTCCTGAGCAGGTGGTAGGAGGCATCTACGGTGTGTTGAACAGGAAGCGCGGTCACGTGTTCGAGGAGTCCCAGGTCATGGGGACCCCCATGTTCATCGTCAAGGCTTACCTACCTGTCAACGAGTCTTTCGGTGAGCAACTCACCAACTGCAGTCCACTTTGACCTTCTTCACATATGCATTTACCAGGGCTATATGATTCCCTGTTGTAGGAAATCTGCAGCCCTTCTGTGTGTGTAAAACCTTGTATGCTAATACCTGTGCTCTTGCTCCAGGTTTCACAGCTGACCTGCGTTCCAACACTGGTGGCCAAGCCTTCCCCCAGTGTGTGTTTGACCACTGGCAGATCCTCCAGGGAGATCCACAGGACTCTACCACCAAAATCTCTCAGATTGTGGCTGACACCCGTAAACGTAAGGGGCTCAAGGAGGGCATTCCTGCATTGGACAACTACCTGGACAAATTGTAAAAGGCTACCCTCTCATTCCCCTGCCTCATTTCCACCCCCTTCCAATACCGAGGAACAGGACTGTACAGATCACCATGAGCACTAACATTTGCCAAAAGAAAAGTCAAGACCTTGTCAAGAATTTATGAATTGTAAACCATATtaaaaatggaaaataaaaacTTGTGGTTGGGCTTTCATTGGGAAAGGGTGGGGGAAGTTTGTCCTTACCGGTAACACGCCAGTGAAACAACTGGATCAATATTCATGTTTCATATACTAGTTTGCTCGTTTTATTGGACTTTGTTCATACAACATGCCCTGTCCCTCATTTCAAATTGAAGTGGTTCTGAAAATGCCTAACACAGCTTAGTCTATCTTTAAAGCATGTTAGTGGACCTGACATCCATAACATGTATGCTTTGGCAAACCCATTATATTGTGACAGACTTGTTTAATCTGAACATTTTATTTACAATGTACATTAGCCAGACTCGTGTTTTTAATTTGAGATTGCTTTGATTGTTTGGTACCATTTTATGGGCACCTTAGGCAATTGCCTCCTGCCACGCAGGTGGTAATACCTAGACAAGAAAAGTTAATCAACTTATGTTGCATTTTGCAAGCATGCAATTAAGTATGTACAAATTTCTCTCAAACTTGCATGAAAAATGAGACGGCAAACATGCCTTCCTGGCACTACAGCTCCACAGAATGGCACCCAAAACAAGACCCTTGCTTATTTTACTATTTACAGGTCTAAGCTAACTAAAGCAGTGGTAAACTCAACTTTTGAATTTCAATTCACCATACATTAAATGACAATTGTTCATTTTCATCTATTCCAATTTTGGTTCACTATACTGGTAGAGTAACATGTGATTCACCAGGTAGGCCAACAGTTCCTGAAATGTATTGAATTTCTATTTATTTCAGGGATTACTCCATTTTATAATATAGTGAACTTGCAGGCAGGGTTTAATTGTCAGTTTCCTGTCAAAGTGCATCAGTGCAACTAAATCATTTTATCAATTGAAAAAGTAATTCAATTTCGGCGCTTTCACAATTCTACACAGCCATTGGAAGCGGCTAAGATTAAA
Proteins encoded:
- the LOC135512766 gene encoding elongation factor 2b-like isoform X1: MVNFTVDQIRAIMDKKSNIRNMSVIAHVDHGKSTLTDSLVSKAGIIAGSRAGETRFTDTRKDEQERCITIKSTAISMYYELSENDMAFIKQCKDGVGFLINLIDSPGHVDFSSEVTAALRVTDGALVVVDCVSGVCVQTETVLRQAIAERIKPVLMMNKMDRALLELQLEPEDLFQTFQRIVENVNVIIATYGEDEGGPMGAIMIDPVIGTVGFGSGLHGWAFTLKQFAEMYVMKFAAKGDAQLGPAERCKKVEDMMKKLWGERFFDPATGKFSKSATGPDGKKLPRTFSQLVLDPIFKVFDAIMNFKKEETAKLIEKLDIKLDNEDKEKEGKPLLKAVMRRWLPAGEALLQMITIHLPSPVTAQKYRCELLYEGPGDDEAAMGIKNCDPKAPLMMYISKMVPTTDKGRFYAFGRVFSGCVSSGQKVRIMGPNFTPGKKEDLYLKPIQRTILMMGRYIEPIEDVPCGNIVGLVGVDQYLVKTGTITTFEQAHNMRVMKFSVSPVVRVAVEAKNPADLPKLVEGLKRLAKSDPMVQCIIEESGEHIIAGAGELHLEICLKDLEEDHACIPLKKSDPVVSYRETVSEESDQMCLSKSPNKHNRLYMKARPFPDGLAEDIEKGDVSARQELKIRARFLADKYEWDVSEARKIWCFGPDGTGPNLLMDVTKGVQYLNEIKDSVVAGFQWAVKEGALCEENMRAVRFDVHDVTLHTDAIHRGGGQIIPTARRVLYACQLTAQPRLMEPVYLVEIQCPEQVVGGIYGVLNRKRGHVFEESQVMGTPMFIVKAYLPVNESFGFTADLRSNTGGQAFPQCVFDHWQILQGDPQDSTTKISQIVADTRKRKGLKEGIPALDNYLDKL
- the LOC135512766 gene encoding elongation factor 2b-like isoform X2 → MMNKMDRALLELQLEPEDLFQTFQRIVENVNVIIATYGEDEGGPMGAIMIDPVIGTVGFGSGLHGWAFTLKQFAEMYVMKFAAKGDAQLGPAERCKKVEDMMKKLWGERFFDPATGKFSKSATGPDGKKLPRTFSQLVLDPIFKVFDAIMNFKKEETAKLIEKLDIKLDNEDKEKEGKPLLKAVMRRWLPAGEALLQMITIHLPSPVTAQKYRCELLYEGPGDDEAAMGIKNCDPKAPLMMYISKMVPTTDKGRFYAFGRVFSGCVSSGQKVRIMGPNFTPGKKEDLYLKPIQRTILMMGRYIEPIEDVPCGNIVGLVGVDQYLVKTGTITTFEQAHNMRVMKFSVSPVVRVAVEAKNPADLPKLVEGLKRLAKSDPMVQCIIEESGEHIIAGAGELHLEICLKDLEEDHACIPLKKSDPVVSYRETVSEESDQMCLSKSPNKHNRLYMKARPFPDGLAEDIEKGDVSARQELKIRARFLADKYEWDVSEARKIWCFGPDGTGPNLLMDVTKGVQYLNEIKDSVVAGFQWAVKEGALCEENMRAVRFDVHDVTLHTDAIHRGGGQIIPTARRVLYACQLTAQPRLMEPVYLVEIQCPEQVVGGIYGVLNRKRGHVFEESQVMGTPMFIVKAYLPVNESFGFTADLRSNTGGQAFPQCVFDHWQILQGDPQDSTTKISQIVADTRKRKGLKEGIPALDNYLDKL